A window of Bacillota bacterium genomic DNA:
TTTAGTTCGAATATTTGCCGGAATAGCATTTATCGCTTTTGCGCTGTTCTCGCTGGCTCATACTGAAGATGATGATCTTGAGGATACCGAGACCAACCGCTTTGGTCCGGTAATCACCGTGGCAACGACTTTTTTTATTGGCGAGCTCGGGGACAAGACTCAGCTGGCTGCCATTACCCTATCCAGCAGCGCTGAGCATCCGCTCTTAGTATTGGCAGGCACTGTGTCCGGCATGATTATTACCAGCGCCATCGGCATTATCATTGGCAGCCGCATGGGGCGGCGCATCCCGGAGTTTGCCATGCGGATTGTCTCTGTGTTTGTGTTTTTATTCTTTGGACTGATTTCTTTGTATAACAATCTGCCCCAGGAACTGCTGACTCCGACCAACATTTTTCTGGCAATAATGATTCTCGGCCTAACGGTGTTCTTGTTAACCCTGCGGGCATGGGAAATCCATTCCAGCCAGGGATTAACTCCGATGCAGACTAAGGCTGAAAAGCTGAGACAGCAGTTAGTCGGGATTAAAGCTTTAGTCGATGATATGTGTCTTAATCCCGCATCCTGCGCCAGCTGCGGATGCAGTCAGTGCGTGCTGGAAAGGGCAAAACAGAATATCAGCGCTTACCTCAACCACAAAGATGTAATTCCCTTTTCGCAGCATCTGGAAAAACTGAAGGTAGATCCCCGCTACTACGATGTTGCCAAAGCAAGAGAAGCCTACTGCCAGACGGTAGCGGCATGCCAACACTGCAATCCGGTGCACAAGGATACCTGCATTTTAAATGAAACCAGGAAAGCGCTGGAAAAAATCTGTTTCAATAAGGTCCTGCCCTTTACCGGAGATATGGAGACCTATTTACAGGAAGTAAAGAAAGAATCCCCGGTCCTGGCGGCAAAAATCAAGCGCATGATAACTGCCAACTAAAAAAGCAAGGCTGCTGCAAAAACAGCATACCTTGCTTCTTTTTTATAAACCCACTTAACGCTGATTAGTCCATCTGCTGTCCGCCGGTAACATTGATTGCCTGACCGGTCATGTAGCTGGACTCATCAGATGCCAAGAAGACCATCACATTAGCTACGTCATCATAGCTGCAGCCCCGCTTCATGGGCACCATATTGGTATACTTCTCCCGCACTTCTTCTGGTGTAATTCCCTGATTGCGGGCATACTGTTCATAGAGACTGTTAACCCAAAGCGGCGAGTCTAACATGTTACCCGGGCAGATTGCGTTAACACGGATATTTTGCTCCGCATATTCCAACGCTAAGCTTTGAGTTAAGCCAATGCCGCCAAACTTAGAGGCAGCATAAGCGGAGTTTTTCGCTGAACCTTTCTTCCCGGATTTGCTGTTAATTTGAACGATGCTGCCCTTACCCTGTTTGAGCATAGCCGGGATTACCGCTTTGGCAGCATTAAAGTAGCCAACCAGGTTGACGTCAATTACCTTCCGCCACTGCTCGGTCGGAAATTCCTCAGTTGGCTTGGCGATTACAATCGCTGCGTTAGCTACTAACACATCGATGCGGCCAAATTTTTCCAGAGCAACTTGGGCCATCTTTTCGCACTGAGCGTAATCAGTTACATCTACCTGAACAGCCACGGTATTGTCAAGACGGGCTGCTACTTGCTCGGCAGCTTCTAAGTTGAGGTCGGCGAGGACAACTTTTGCGCCTTCCTTCACTAATCTTTCCACTAAAGCTTCCCCTAAACCCTGAGCGCCGCCGGTAACAACTGCAACTTGTCCCGCTAAACGCTGGCAAGTATTACTGCTCATTTCTGTCATCCTTTCCAATTTTCGTACCTTTTGTTTCACTTGGATTATAGCATAATTAATACTCCAAGGTAAATATCAACAGGTTTCCTTACGATCTTTAACAGTAATTTCACAAAACAAAACGATTTATCCCAGATAATATGGTATAATGCAAGTGAACATCAAAGCATACCGATATATTACTGTAAAGGAGGCGTTAGTATGCGCACTAAGGCAGTTCGTTTATACGGAAAAAACGATCTTCGTTTAGAAGAGTTTGACTTGCCATCAATTAAAGATGATGAGATTCTTGCTCATATAATTTCGGACAGTGTTTGTATGTCTTCATACAAAGCTGCAATTCAAGGTTCCGATCACAAACGGGTACCCGATGATATCGCAGAAAACCCGATTATTATTGGCCATGAGTTCTGTGGAGAGATCATTGAAGTCGGAGCTAAATGGCAGGACAAGTTTAAACCGGGACAAAGATTTGCGATTCAACCGGCTCTTAACTACAAAGGCTCACTGGCAGCACCCGGTTATTCCTATCCCCACATCGGTGGTGCAGCTACCTATGTGATTATTCCCAACGAAGTAATGGAAATGAATTGTCTGCTGCCCTACAACGGCGAAGCTTATTTCTACGGTTCTCTAGCTGAGCCGATGTCCTGCATTGTCGGAGCATACCACGCTCAATATCACACCAAGAGCGGCAGTTATGTGCATGAAATGGAAATCGTTGACGGCGGCAACATGGCAATCTTAGCCGGCGCAGGACCCATGGGGCTGGGCGCAATCGATTACGCCATTAATCGCGAAGACCGCAGACCGAAGCTGTTAGTTGTTACTGACATCGACCAAGCCAGACTGGACAGAGCAGCCTCGATCTACACAGTTGAAGCTGCTGCTAAAAACGGCATCGAGCTGCACTATATCAACACCAACAGCATTGACAATCCTACTGAGCACATTATGGCGCTCAGCGGTGGACGAGGCTACGATGACGTGTTCGTCTACGCGCCGGTGCGTCCAGTAATTGAAATGGGCGACCAGCTGCTGGCTCGAGATGGCTGTCTCAACTTCTTTGCCGGCCCGACCAATCCCGACTTCAAAGCTGAGTTCAACTTCTACAATGTGCACTACAACTCAACCCACATTGTGGGAACCAGCGGCGGCAACACCGATGATATGATCGAGTCGCTGGAGCTGATGGAGAAAGGCATTATCAATCCGGCAGCCATGATTACTCATATCGGCGGCTTAGACAGCGTGGTCGAAACCACCCTTAACCTGCCCAATATTCCGGGAGGTAAGAAACTAGTCTACACAAACATTCAAATGGAATTAACCGCTATTGATGATTTCGCTGAAAAAGGCAAAACCGATCCGCTCTTTGCCAAGCTCGCTGAAATCGTAGCAGCGAACAATGGACTGTGGTGCTTAGAAGCTGAAAAATATCTCTTAGAAAATGCTAAGAAAATCTAAAAATAAATGATCAGAATCATGAAGGAGCAGACGCCATGAATCTCGAAGTATGCCAATTAGGTTTGGTATCTTATGCTGAGGCATTAGCTGTTCAACAGCAGCTATTAACAATGCGGCAGCAGAGGCAGATCGGCGATCTGCTCCTTTTGCTTGAACATCCTCCCGTAATTACCCTCGGGAAGAAAGCTAAAACCGACCACATCCTCATGCCCCAACAATGGCTGGAAGAACATCAAATCGAAGTTCACGCCACCAATCGGGGCGGAGATGTCACCTATCACGGGCCGGGACAGATTGTAGGCTATATGTTTATTGACCTTCACAATCACGGCCGTGATATCCGCAGCTTTGTACATAATCTTGAGCAGGTTTTTATTAATCTGCTGGCACAGTACTATCAAATCAAAGCCTTTCGCGATCCAACTCATACCGGGGTTTGGGTTGATGGGGGTAAAATTACGGCTATCGGCCTAGCGATTAAGCGCTGGGTAACTATGCACGGTTTTGCTTTTAATGTGAATACCAATTTAGAGCATTTTCGCTGGATTATTCCCTGCGGAATCAAAGACAGAGGAGCCATGTCGCTGGCTGCCATGTTAGGCAGAGAGTTTGACATGGCAGTTGTGCGTGATCAGGTACTGCTCAGTTTCTGTGAGGTTTTCAATTATAAACCGGCAATAATAACTAAAGAAAAATTACAAACTTATCTTGGGAGTATACCAAATGATGAAGCGTAAACCTGAATGGTTGAAAGTTAAATATCGGAGTACCGACCAAGTAATGGAAGTCCACCGCTTAATGGAGAATTTGTCCCTGCATACAGTCTGCCAGGAGGCAGCCTGCCCTAATCTGTTGGAATGTTTTGGCCGAAAAACGGCCACTTTTATGATCCTAGGCAGATTCTGCACCCGCAACTGCACTTTTTGCAATGTTGAAACCAATCGTCCCCTGCCGGTCGATCCCAGCGAACCGGAGCATGTAGCGGAAGCTGTGGCTGAATTGGGCCTTAAGCATGTAGTTATTACATCTGTAACCCGCGACGATCTGCCGGACGGCGGCGCGGCTCATTTTGCCGACGTCATTACCGCTGTGCGCAAAAAAAGTCCTTCAGTGCAGATCGAAGTTTTAATTCCGGATTTTAAAGGCGACCATGACGCATTAGCCAAGGTACTTTACGCTGAACCAGATATCCTCAACCACAACGTAGAAACCGTTCCCCGCTTATACGCTGCTGTTCGTCCCCAGGCAATTTATCAGCGCTCGCTGCAGGTACTCCATCAAGCCAAAAGGATCAGTCCCCATATAATTACCAAATCTGGAATCATGGTGGGTTTAGGAGAAACCATGGATGAGATCAAGGCCGTGATGCAGGATCTGCGAAAGGTCGACTGTGATCTGCTCACTATTGGCCAGTATCTCGCTCCAAGCAAAAAGCACCACCCTGTAATTGAATACATTACACCCGAATCTTTTAATATCTATAAAGCAATGGGAATGGAGCTCGGTTTTAAGCATGTTGAATCGGGTCCCCTGGTGCGCAGCTCATACCACGCCGAATCTGCTGCAAATGCAATTAAGTCATAAATAACAATCTATACTGGAGGCGATTAGATGGCAACACCCGTGATTATGCCACGGCAGGGTATCTCCGTGGAAACCTGTATCATCACCGAATGGTATAAGCAGAAAGGTGACCGTGTAGAGGTCGGCGATGTGCTGTTTTCTTATGAAACAGACAAAGCTAGTTTTGAAGAAGAAGCCCAAGAGGCCGGTGTTCTGCTGGAAATCTTTTATGAAGCCGATGAAGAAGTCCCGGTTCTGACTCCGGTAGCAGTGATCGGCGAACCAGGCGAAGACTATTCCGAGTTGTTACCGGAAAACATGCAGACAGATCCAGCTCAAGTAGCGGAAACTGCTCCGGCTGAAGCAGCTGAACCAGCTGCTGAGACTGCTGAAGCTGCGCCTGTTCCAGCGGCCGCTCCTCAAACTGGCAGACTGAAAATTTCACCGCGAGCCAAAAATCTGGCTGCTAAGCAGCATCTCGATGCCCGCTACGCAGTACCGACCGGACCAGAAGGCAGAGTCATTGAGCGGGATATCCGCACGCTGATGGAAACTGGACCAAAGGTTACCGCTGCTGCCGAAGCTGAATACGCTGCCTTAGACGGACAAGTAATCGGCACCGGAATCGGTGGACGCATTACGACAAGAGACCTTGTGAAACCTGTAACAGTCCCGAGTGCGCCTGACGCAGCCGAACCGGGAGTTCCGGCCGCGATCGAATATGTAGACCAGCCGCTGACCAATATCCGGAAGCGCATTGCCAAGGCGATGCATCAATCTCTGGCCAATTCCGCCCAACTTACTATGGATACCAGCTTTGATGCAACCCAAATCCTGGCTTACCGGAAGCTGGTCAAAACCCAGCAGGAGCAGCTCGGTCTGGAAAACATCACTCTTAACGACCTGATTTTATTCGCAGTTTCCCGCACCTTGGTCAATTATCCGATGCTGAATGCCCACTATTTAGATGACACTCTGCGGGTATTCAAAAACGTGCACTTAGGCATTGCTGTTGATACTGAGCGGGGCTTGATGGTGCCCACATTATTCAACGCGAACCTGAAGTCTTTGAACCAGCTAGCTGCTGAATCCAAGCGGTTGATCAGCCAAGCCCAAGCCGGTTCTATCAATCCTGATGAACTGCAGGGCGGCACTTTTACTGTCACTAACCTCGGTTCCTTAGGCATTGAATCCTTTACACCGATCTTGAATCCACCGCAGACCGGAATTTTAGGTGTCTGCACAGTTGAGCATAAAGTGAAACCGGTTAACGGCGAGTATGTCTATTACCCGGCGATGACCCTGTCCCTGACAATCGATCACCGCGCAGTAGACGGCGCACCTGCGGCCCGGTTCCTGCAGGAGTTAAAACAAAATCTGGAAAACTTTCAGCTTTTATTGGCTAAATAAATAAATCGAAGGCAGGTGATACCATGAGTTATGATCTAATCGTAATCGGCGGCGGTCCAGCGGGTTATCTTGCCTGCGAGCGGGCAGGAAAAGCCGGTTTCAAAACCCTGCTGATTGAAGAACGCTTCCTTGGCGGTGTTTGCTTAAACGAAGGCTGCATTCCTTCGAAAACGCTGCTCCATTCCGCTAAAATCTATGACTACGCCCGCTTCAGCGAGAAGTACGGCGTAAAGGCAGAAAATGTAACTTATGACCACGCAGCAGTAATCAAACGCAAGAATAAAGTTGTGAGAACTTTGGTCGGCGGAATCAATGCGAAAATGAAGTCCTACAAAGTAGATGTAGTTAAGGCAACCGGGAAAATCCTCGGCCGCGACAGCGAAGGCTTTAAGGTTGAAGCAGGCGAGCAAATCTATACAGGGAAACGCTTATTGATTGCTACCGGTTCTTCCGCGGTTATCCCGCCAATCCCCGGGGCTAAAGAAGGATTTGAAGCAGGTTTTGTTGTTACAAATCGTGAAATTCTTGACTTAGAGACTGTTCCGGAATCTTTGGTCGTGGTGGGCGGTGGAGTTGTGGGACTGGAAATGGCTTCGTATTTCAATTCCGCTGGCAGCAAAGTCACCGTAATTGAAATGCTGGATCACATTGCCGGCGAGCAGGACACTGATATCAGCGCTATCCTGAAGCGAAACTACGAGAAGCTTGGCATCACATTCCACCTCAGCGCCAAAGTAACAGAAGTTAAAGCTGATGGTGTTCGCTTTGAAAAAGACGGTCAGCAGGATTTCGTGCCAGCTGAGAAAGTGCTGATGAGCACCGGACGCAGACCAAATGTCACCGGCATCGGCTTAGAAAACATTAACGTTGAAGTTGAGCGGGGTGCCATTAAAGTTGATGAATACGGCAGAACCAATGTGCCCGGCGTCTGGGCTGCTGGTGACGTAAACGGCCGCTCCATGCTGGCTCATACCGCTTACCGCGAAGCTGAGGTTTGCATCAACAATATGCTCGGCAAGCGTGATATCATGCGCTACAATGCGATTCCGGCCGTAATTTATACTAATCCTGAAGTTGCCGCCATCGGTGAAACCGAAGCGACTGCTAAAGCAAAAGGAATCGATTATGAAGTTGTTAATCTTTCCATGCGCTACAGCGGCCGCTATGTAGCCGAAAACGAAGGCGGAGACGGAATCTGCAAAGTGCTGATTGATAAGAAATACCGCAACGTAATCGGAGTCCATATGATCGGGAACCCTGCCTCTGAAATCATCTGGGGCGTGGCACCGCTGATTGAGATGGAGCTGAAGCTAGAAGATGTCAAAGAACTGGTCTTCCCCCATCCGACTGTTGCGGAAGTTATTCGCGAAGCAATCTTTGAATTTTAATATTCAGTAAAGGAGCGAGATTATATGCCTAAAATTCAATATGTCTGCCCGGAAGAGTCACGCAAAAGCCGCACGATTAAATTTCAAGACATTCCGGTAAACCAATACAACAAGACCATTGAAGACGAGAAAGCCAACTTCTCTACCGATGACTTTATGCGGATTTACCGCGATATGGTCTACATCCGGGAATTTGAAACCATGCTCAACCTTGTTAAGACCACTGGCGGATACAACGAAGTTGAGTACAACTACCCCGGTCCAGCGCACTTATCGATTGGACAGGAAGCTTCGGCGGTAGGTCAGGCTTACCTTTTGAGCGTTGAGGACTATATCTTCGGTTCCCACCGCAGCCACGGGGAAATTCTGGCCAAAGGCTTATCCGCTATTCATCAGCTCTCTGATGACGAATTGATGACCATTATGCGGGAGTATTTCGACGGCGCAATTCTTGCTGTTGTGGAAAAAGCTAATCCGAACGCTTCCGTTAAAGAATTGGCAATTGATTTCCTGCTCTATGGTTCTCTGGCAGAGATTTTTGGCCGCGCAACCGGCTTTAACAGAGGTATGGGCGGATCCATGCACGCCTTCTTTACTCCATTCGGAATTTATCCCAACAACGCAATCGTAGGCGGTTCGGCCCCGATTTCCGTTGGTGCAGCTTTATTCAAGAAAGTTAACCGCAAAAATGGCGTTGTTGTTGCTAACCTCGGCGATGGTTCCATGGGCTGCGGTCCAGTATGGGAAGCGCTCAACTTTGCTGCCATGGAGCAATACCGTGAGCTGTGGGATGACGAGTTTAAAGGCGGCCTGCCGATTATCTTCAATTTCTTCAATAACTTCTACGGTATGGGCGGTCAGACCGCGGGAGAAACCATGGCTTTTGGTGATCTGGCCAGAGTTCCTGCCGGTGTTACACCAAACCAAATGCATGTGGAAAGAGTTGACGGCTATAACCCGCTGGCAGTTATCGACGCTTACCGCCGCAAACTGCCCATTATTACTGAAAAGAAAGACGGCCCTGTCTTCCTGGATGTCGTTACTTACAGAATTTCGGGACACTCGCCATCTGACGCATCTAGCTACAGATCGAAAGAAGAAATCGATGCTTGGTCAGAAGCTGACCCAATCGTTAGCTACAGACAAAGCCTCATCAATGCCAAAATTGCTGATGCAGATGCATTTGCTGCTATTGATGAAGATATCAAAAAGACTATGTTCAAGATTTACAAACTGGCTATCGATCTGGAAACTTCGCCCCGCGTTGATCTGGACAAAGATCCGGATTACATCGGCAATATCATGTACTCCAATGAGAAAGTGGAGAAATTTGACGACCGTCCCTGCGATGTGTTAATTCCGAAGGAAGAAAACCCGCGGGTACAGCAGCTGCAGAAAAAAGTTCGCGTCGGCATTCAAGACGGCAAACCGGTCTCCAAGGCCAGAGTGCTGCAGCTGAGAGATGCTTTATTTGAAGCAATTATCGACAAGTTCTACACTGATCCGACCTTAGTGGCATATGGTGAAGACAACCGCGACTGGGGCGGCGCCTATGCAGTGTACCGGGGTTTAACTGAATCCCTGCCTTACCACCGCTTCTTCAACGCGCCAATCTCAGAAGCAGCTATTGCCGGTTCTGCAGTCGGTTACGCCATGAGCGGCGGTAGAGTAATCGCAGAGTTAATGTACTGCGACTTCTTAGGCCGCGCCGGTGACGAGGTCTTCAACCAAATGGCTAAATGGCAGTCCATGAGTGCCGGAATTT
This region includes:
- a CDS encoding 2-oxo acid dehydrogenase subunit E2, which translates into the protein MATPVIMPRQGISVETCIITEWYKQKGDRVEVGDVLFSYETDKASFEEEAQEAGVLLEIFYEADEEVPVLTPVAVIGEPGEDYSELLPENMQTDPAQVAETAPAEAAEPAAETAEAAPVPAAAPQTGRLKISPRAKNLAAKQHLDARYAVPTGPEGRVIERDIRTLMETGPKVTAAAEAEYAALDGQVIGTGIGGRITTRDLVKPVTVPSAPDAAEPGVPAAIEYVDQPLTNIRKRIAKAMHQSLANSAQLTMDTSFDATQILAYRKLVKTQQEQLGLENITLNDLILFAVSRTLVNYPMLNAHYLDDTLRVFKNVHLGIAVDTERGLMVPTLFNANLKSLNQLAAESKRLISQAQAGSINPDELQGGTFTVTNLGSLGIESFTPILNPPQTGILGVCTVEHKVKPVNGEYVYYPAMTLSLTIDHRAVDGAPAARFLQELKQNLENFQLLLAK
- the srlD gene encoding sorbitol-6-phosphate dehydrogenase, encoding MSSNTCQRLAGQVAVVTGGAQGLGEALVERLVKEGAKVVLADLNLEAAEQVAARLDNTVAVQVDVTDYAQCEKMAQVALEKFGRIDVLVANAAIVIAKPTEEFPTEQWRKVIDVNLVGYFNAAKAVIPAMLKQGKGSIVQINSKSGKKGSAKNSAYAASKFGGIGLTQSLALEYAEQNIRVNAICPGNMLDSPLWVNSLYEQYARNQGITPEEVREKYTNMVPMKRGCSYDDVANVMVFLASDESSYMTGQAINVTGGQQMD
- a CDS encoding dehydrogenase, whose amino-acid sequence is MPKIQYVCPEESRKSRTIKFQDIPVNQYNKTIEDEKANFSTDDFMRIYRDMVYIREFETMLNLVKTTGGYNEVEYNYPGPAHLSIGQEASAVGQAYLLSVEDYIFGSHRSHGEILAKGLSAIHQLSDDELMTIMREYFDGAILAVVEKANPNASVKELAIDFLLYGSLAEIFGRATGFNRGMGGSMHAFFTPFGIYPNNAIVGGSAPISVGAALFKKVNRKNGVVVANLGDGSMGCGPVWEALNFAAMEQYRELWDDEFKGGLPIIFNFFNNFYGMGGQTAGETMAFGDLARVPAGVTPNQMHVERVDGYNPLAVIDAYRRKLPIITEKKDGPVFLDVVTYRISGHSPSDASSYRSKEEIDAWSEADPIVSYRQSLINAKIADADAFAAIDEDIKKTMFKIYKLAIDLETSPRVDLDKDPDYIGNIMYSNEKVEKFDDRPCDVLIPKEENPRVQQLQKKVRVGIQDGKPVSKARVLQLRDALFEAIIDKFYTDPTLVAYGEDNRDWGGAYAVYRGLTESLPYHRFFNAPISEAAIAGSAVGYAMSGGRVIAELMYCDFLGRAGDEVFNQMAKWQSMSAGILKMPVVLRVSVGAKYGAQHSQDWTSLCAHIPGLKVVFPTTPYDAKGLMNAALAGTDPVIFFESQRLYDIGELFNPDGVPEGYYEVPIGEPDIKREGKDLTILTVGATLYRALEAADILEEKWGLSAEVIDARTIVPFNYEKVLESVKKTGRIVLSSDACERGSFLNDIARNITELAFDYLDAPPVVVGARNWIVPAHEFEQYFFPQPEWIIDAVHEKILPLDGHVPTTNWNKNEKLRREKFGV
- the lpdA gene encoding dihydrolipoyl dehydrogenase produces the protein MSYDLIVIGGGPAGYLACERAGKAGFKTLLIEERFLGGVCLNEGCIPSKTLLHSAKIYDYARFSEKYGVKAENVTYDHAAVIKRKNKVVRTLVGGINAKMKSYKVDVVKATGKILGRDSEGFKVEAGEQIYTGKRLLIATGSSAVIPPIPGAKEGFEAGFVVTNREILDLETVPESLVVVGGGVVGLEMASYFNSAGSKVTVIEMLDHIAGEQDTDISAILKRNYEKLGITFHLSAKVTEVKADGVRFEKDGQQDFVPAEKVLMSTGRRPNVTGIGLENINVEVERGAIKVDEYGRTNVPGVWAAGDVNGRSMLAHTAYREAEVCINNMLGKRDIMRYNAIPAVIYTNPEVAAIGETEATAKAKGIDYEVVNLSMRYSGRYVAENEGGDGICKVLIDKKYRNVIGVHMIGNPASEIIWGVAPLIEMELKLEDVKELVFPHPTVAEVIREAIFEF
- a CDS encoding zinc-binding dehydrogenase; translated protein: MRTKAVRLYGKNDLRLEEFDLPSIKDDEILAHIISDSVCMSSYKAAIQGSDHKRVPDDIAENPIIIGHEFCGEIIEVGAKWQDKFKPGQRFAIQPALNYKGSLAAPGYSYPHIGGAATYVIIPNEVMEMNCLLPYNGEAYFYGSLAEPMSCIVGAYHAQYHTKSGSYVHEMEIVDGGNMAILAGAGPMGLGAIDYAINREDRRPKLLVVTDIDQARLDRAASIYTVEAAAKNGIELHYINTNSIDNPTEHIMALSGGRGYDDVFVYAPVRPVIEMGDQLLARDGCLNFFAGPTNPDFKAEFNFYNVHYNSTHIVGTSGGNTDDMIESLELMEKGIINPAAMITHIGGLDSVVETTLNLPNIPGGKKLVYTNIQMELTAIDDFAEKGKTDPLFAKLAEIVAANNGLWCLEAEKYLLENAKKI
- the lipA gene encoding lipoyl synthase, which produces MMKRKPEWLKVKYRSTDQVMEVHRLMENLSLHTVCQEAACPNLLECFGRKTATFMILGRFCTRNCTFCNVETNRPLPVDPSEPEHVAEAVAELGLKHVVITSVTRDDLPDGGAAHFADVITAVRKKSPSVQIEVLIPDFKGDHDALAKVLYAEPDILNHNVETVPRLYAAVRPQAIYQRSLQVLHQAKRISPHIITKSGIMVGLGETMDEIKAVMQDLRKVDCDLLTIGQYLAPSKKHHPVIEYITPESFNIYKAMGMELGFKHVESGPLVRSSYHAESAANAIKS
- the lipB gene encoding lipoyl(octanoyl) transferase LipB — its product is MNLEVCQLGLVSYAEALAVQQQLLTMRQQRQIGDLLLLLEHPPVITLGKKAKTDHILMPQQWLEEHQIEVHATNRGGDVTYHGPGQIVGYMFIDLHNHGRDIRSFVHNLEQVFINLLAQYYQIKAFRDPTHTGVWVDGGKITAIGLAIKRWVTMHGFAFNVNTNLEHFRWIIPCGIKDRGAMSLAAMLGREFDMAVVRDQVLLSFCEVFNYKPAIITKEKLQTYLGSIPNDEA
- a CDS encoding TMEM165/GDT1 family protein: MLQELVTSCFLIVAAEMGDKSQILAMTFATKYSIRQVMLGVSIGALLNHGIAVALGSSLPKLISLDLVRIFAGIAFIAFALFSLAHTEDDDLEDTETNRFGPVITVATTFFIGELGDKTQLAAITLSSSAEHPLLVLAGTVSGMIITSAIGIIIGSRMGRRIPEFAMRIVSVFVFLFFGLISLYNNLPQELLTPTNIFLAIMILGLTVFLLTLRAWEIHSSQGLTPMQTKAEKLRQQLVGIKALVDDMCLNPASCASCGCSQCVLERAKQNISAYLNHKDVIPFSQHLEKLKVDPRYYDVAKAREAYCQTVAACQHCNPVHKDTCILNETRKALEKICFNKVLPFTGDMETYLQEVKKESPVLAAKIKRMITAN